From a single Pelobacter seleniigenes DSM 18267 genomic region:
- a CDS encoding sensor domain-containing diguanylate cyclase: MQTTENHLKILQLINQQLRLPSPPAIAVRILNAVQKDDSALTELGEIIATDPVLTAKMLRVANSEFFARQGQISSISRAMAVLGTNLIKNIALSFIIASELDDTGASRFDVNALWRRSVTAAVSADLLAMLVNQKDDDIFVAALLQDIGMLVIAQTKGDHYNKLCREAVLFDQSLSELEKDSYGFDHQQVGYALLQSWQLPENICCPLLFHHEPEQAPSALSTAVDILHYAARLADLYTSRCRAEKARHLQQELTDRFALSHAQTAQLLDDAAANSRNILASFELDPGDLQPYSILLQQANQELADLNMGNAQMILELQEARDKAERLARELQDANNRLRELVYRDGLTGLYNHRYFQEALKYELSRAARYKTSVSLILFDIDYFKKVNDSHGHPAGDVVLMNIARAVSSAVRPTDIVARYGGEEFAVILPETNAAGAKVFAARLRRCVEGIATLVDGQLIYVTVSAGATTFGADCYGVSKDDLIETADRGLYHSKQNGRNQVTVLELATPPR, from the coding sequence ATGCAGACGACCGAAAATCATCTTAAAATTTTGCAGTTGATCAACCAACAGCTGCGCCTGCCTTCGCCACCAGCGATTGCTGTCAGAATCCTCAACGCGGTGCAAAAAGATGATTCGGCCCTTACCGAGCTGGGTGAAATTATTGCCACCGACCCGGTTTTAACGGCAAAAATGTTGCGCGTCGCAAACTCTGAATTTTTTGCGCGCCAGGGGCAGATCAGCAGCATCAGTCGAGCCATGGCCGTGCTCGGCACCAATCTCATCAAAAACATTGCCCTCTCCTTTATCATCGCCAGCGAACTGGATGATACCGGCGCCAGCCGTTTCGATGTCAATGCCCTGTGGCGACGCTCAGTGACCGCGGCGGTCAGCGCCGACCTTCTCGCCATGTTGGTGAATCAAAAAGATGATGATATCTTTGTCGCCGCCCTTTTGCAGGATATCGGCATGCTGGTGATTGCCCAGACCAAAGGCGATCATTACAATAAACTGTGCCGGGAAGCGGTCCTCTTTGACCAATCGTTGAGTGAGCTGGAAAAAGACTCCTACGGTTTTGACCATCAGCAGGTCGGTTATGCACTGCTGCAAAGCTGGCAGCTGCCGGAAAATATCTGCTGCCCGCTGCTGTTCCACCATGAACCGGAGCAGGCTCCTTCAGCACTCAGCACCGCCGTTGACATCCTCCACTATGCAGCCCGGCTGGCCGATCTGTATACCAGTCGTTGCCGTGCGGAGAAAGCCCGTCACCTGCAACAGGAGTTGACCGACCGCTTTGCCCTGAGTCACGCACAAACGGCTCAACTGCTGGACGATGCCGCGGCCAACAGCAGAAATATTCTGGCATCCTTTGAGTTGGACCCCGGTGACCTGCAGCCCTACTCCATACTCTTGCAACAGGCCAACCAGGAGTTGGCTGATTTGAATATGGGTAACGCGCAAATGATTCTGGAGCTGCAGGAGGCCAGGGACAAGGCTGAACGGCTGGCCCGAGAACTGCAGGATGCCAATAACCGGCTGCGTGAATTGGTCTATCGGGACGGCCTCACCGGTCTGTACAACCACCGATATTTTCAGGAAGCCCTCAAATATGAACTATCCCGCGCCGCCAGATACAAAACCTCGGTTTCACTGATTCTTTTCGACATCGATTATTTTAAAAAAGTCAACGACTCACACGGTCATCCTGCCGGAGATGTGGTCCTGATGAATATCGCCAGGGCCGTCAGCAGTGCGGTTCGGCCCACCGACATTGTCGCCCGCTATGGCGGGGAAGAATTTGCCGTGATCCTCCCGGAAACCAATGCCGCCGGGGCAAAGGTCTTCGCTGCCAGGCTGCGACGTTGTGTTGAAGGGATTGCGACCCTGGTTGACGGCCAGCTGATCTATGTGACGGTCAGTGCCGGGGCAACCACCTTTGGCGCTGACTGCTATGGCGTATCCAAGGACGATCTTATCGAAACCGCAGACCGCGGTCTTTACCATTCCAAGCAGAACGGTCGCAATCAGGTGACGGTGCTGGAACTCGCAACACCTCCCAGATAA